The candidate division KSB1 bacterium region TGGGCTCGCTGCTGGACACCGGGTTGCTGGGCATCAAGCTGGCGATGAGTCTGTCAAACTTTGGCGGCAATATGCGCCTCTCCGGTCCTGACCTGCGGGTGAGCCATGAGCGCTGGCCAGAGTTCACTGGCAACCCCTCACGGTACGCGGACCTCAGTACGGAGGTGTGGCCTCTGCCGATGATTTTCCGCATGGGCATTTCCTCCAGTCTGGTTGGGATGGATGGCCAACTGGCCAAGAGCGCATCCAATGAGGTCACGGTGTACGCCGATGCAACCGACACCAATGATTCGCTCCTCCGGTCGAACTTTGGCATCGAGTATGTCTGGAACAATATCGTCGCGCTGCGTGCTGGGTATCGGGGCGTGGTGCTGGCCCATGACGAGCACGATACCTACAATACCTCCAGCTATGCCGCGGGTGCAGGCCTCCACTATGGCGTCGGGGGGTTGGACCTGACGTTAGACTACGCCTATACCGACTACCAAATATTGGGTAACACGCAGCAGCTGAGCGTGACGATCAGGTTTTAGCGCATCTCCTGGTGGTGAGGCCCACCGGCCTGAGGTCGGTGGGCTTTTTCTTTGCCGGTGCGCAGCTGACTCATCTCAACCGGAACTGTTACAGGTGGCCGGTGCCTCCCTTTGTAGCACTGGGGAATGGGGAGGGTTATTTGGCGCGACGGCTGTGCAGGTAGCGCGACCTCATGCGGCGAAGAAGTGGGTAGGCCGGTGGGAGGAACGCCAGGCCATGAGGGCAAATCTGGTCGGCTGGGGGCGACAGTTGTGCTGGCAGGCCTGTGTCAGGTACGCCAGCGACCAATGCCGAACACGCAGTACATCCCGATGCCCATAAGGGCACAGAAGACCACCACCGGCAAGGTCTCTGCGCGCTCGGCAAAGGCGAACAGATAGATCAGGCCAAGGAGGCTGATCGCAATGTAAATCACGCCCCGCGTCACAAAGTCCTTCATCCTTCCCTCTCATTGAGGCGAACCGACGGAGGCATGGGCGCAAGGGCCTTGTCGCTCTTGCTCACGTGCTCTGGTCAAACTGCGCATCGCAATGCCGCGCGATTTCGTACACTGCTATGCCAAAGGCCACACTGACGTTGAGCGATTCTTTGACCCCGGCCATGGGGATCTCTACTGCTATGTCGGCCAAAGCAACGACTTCCTCTGACACGCCATGATACTCGTGTCCAACCACCAGGCAAAGTGGGAACCGGTAAGGCGCGCGGCGGAAGTCGTAGCTGGAGTCGGTGTGCTCAAGGACCACAATCTGCACCCCTTGGGCTTTGAGGCCGGCTACTGCCTCTGCGGCCGAGGGTACGTACTCCCACGGGACGGCCTCTTCGGCGCCGAGACTGGTCTTGCGGATTTCGGCTCGCGGGGGACATGCAGTAATGCCGCAGAGGTAAAGTTTCGCCACCCCGGCGCCATCCGCCGTACGGAAGATCGCCCCTACGTTATGCATGCTCCGCACGTTGTCGGCGAGGGCGAAAATGGCCCGCCGAGCCCTTCCTTCCAGCGCGTTTGCAGAGCGGCGACGACTGGAGAGCTCCTCAGGCGTCAGTTTGCGCATATGTGCACTCCGCCCCTCAGGGGCACGGACAAGTTTCTCCTTGCGAAAAACGGCGGAAATTTGTAGTCTTTACCATGGTCGTGCACGCACCTGGTCAGGAGCCAAAAGTGGAACGGATTGCCAAGGTTATCTCGAATGTGACCATACCCACGGTGTTTTCTGCGATAGTCTTTCTCATCATCTCGCTGCACGCCGAGGCTTACTTTCTGCGTGGCGTTCTGGTGACAGTCATATGTTGGCTCACTGCCTCTGTGTTGCCAGCGGCCTATGTGCTCAGGTTGGTGCGACAGAAGCGCGTCAGCGACAAGCACGTGCCAATTCGCGAACAGCGCACGCGCCCGTACCTGGTGGCGACTGTTTGCTACGCCCTGGGTTTGGTTCTGGTCAAGGCGGTGGGAGCGCCCTTCCCGGTGTGGGGGCTTATGTGGTGCTATGTAGTCAATACTCTGGTCCTTGCGCTCATCAACTTGCGCTGGAAGATGAGTGCTCACGCCATGGGGGCCGCTGGAGCGCTGGCGGGTTTGACCTATGCCCTGGGCATGGCCGTGGCTCCCAGTTTTTTCCTCGTGCTGGTGGTGGGGTGGGCGCGGATTCGCCTCCGGGCCCATACAGTTGCGCAAGTGGTGGCGGGGGCCCTGGCCGGGGCGGGCCTCACATTCGTGCAACTTCACCTCCTCGCTCGACTTTTTGGGTAGAGGTGCACGGAGGCGACGATGGTTGTGCTTGACGGTTCCATGGGCGAAGGCGGCGGTCAGGTGCTGCGCAGTGCGCTGACCCTCTCGCTGCTCACCGGCAGGGCCTTTGCTATTCACAATATCCGCGCGCGGCGGCCGAAGCCGGGGCTGATGGCCCAGCACCTCAAGGCAATCGAAGCGGCAGCGGCTGTAGGCCAGGCACGGGTCGAAGGCGCGCACCTGGGCGCTACCAGCCTTCGTTTTCAACCTGGGGAGGTCATAGCAGGCAGCTTCCGCTTTGACATCGGCACTGCGGGCTCCACCTCGCTTGTGGCGCAGACCGTCGTGGTCCCCCTGGCGCGCTGCGCGGCAGGCTCGGTGCTGACCATAACCGGCGGCACGCACGTGCCGTGGAGCCCTTGCTTTCACTTCCTGAGCCTCCATTGGCTGCCGTTGCTTGCTGCGGCCGGCTTCCGCCTCACCATGGAGATGGAGCGGGCCGGTTTCTATCCCGAAGGCGGCGGGTTGATACGCGTGCAGATCGAGCCAGCCAGTGGTTTGAGGCCCCTGGTACGCACAGACCGCGGCGAGCTGCGCAGGGTCACAGGATTGTCCGCCGTGGCCGGCCTGGACGCCCGCATTGCCGAACGGCAACGGCAGCAGGCCCTCCGGCGGCTCGCGGAAATGGGCATTGCCGCAGAGATCGAACGCGTGGAGTTCCGGGCGCATTCTCGGGGCACCGTCCTGCTTCTCCTCGGCCAGTTTGCGGGCGGGCAATGCTGCTACTACGCCCTGGGCGCACCGGGCAAGCCCGCCGAGCGCGTGGCAGATGAGGCCGTCGAGCAGTTTGGCCGCTTTTTGGCTACCGATGCGGCCATAGACGAGTACGTGGCCGACCAGCTGGTTATCCCCCTGCTCCTTGTTCCAGACACATCCGAGTTCCGCACCGCTCGTGTTACCCGCCACCTTCTGACCAACATTGAGGTGGTTCAGGCCTTCCTTCCTGGCTCTGTTGAGGTGAGTGGCGAGGAAGGAAGCCCTGGCACCGTCCGCATAAAGGGCGCGGAAATCGGGCGCTGATCCGGAACCTTTTGCGAACCTGCCGAAGGAGTCCCACGCTACGACCCGACCACTGTTCGGAACCTCAAAGCGTAACGCTCCGTGGCCGCCGTACGAGCGATGTGGCGTCGGTGGTCACGTACGTGTCGGCACCGAGATAAAGAGTTGGATGCACGCGCTCCGGCCGCAGCGCCCCATTGTCGTCAAAGAACTCTTCTCGGAAGTGCACCGCCTCCACGCGGCCGACAAAGAGGTCATGGTCACCGAAGGTCGCCGTGCTCTCCAGGGTGCACTCCAGGATAGCATAGGCGTCGCGCAACCCAGGCGAAGAGATCACCTGGGAGGGCTCCAGCTCAAGGCCAAACCTTGCCACCTTGTCCACCTCGGTCCCTGAGATTCGACCGCACGAGTGAACCACGTCGGCCTTCTCATTGGGCAAGAAGTTGCAGGTAAAATTCCCCGCCTCACAAATGAGTCGATGCGTGAAGCGCTTCTTGGCAATTGCCACAGCGAAAAGCGGCGGCTGAAAGGAAAGGGCCGTGTTCCAAGCGACGGCCATGAAGTTGGTGTGCTGAGCGTGGCGGACGCCTACCAGGGTGACGTTCTTCGGATAGAAATAGAGAAACTTCTCCAAATTGGTGGTGACCCGCATTTCTCCCATGGTCGTTTCTCCTGGCTCGTCTCATTGGAGACGCACCTTGACCTCATGCCGTACATACTGGTCGGAGGGGGCTTCCAGCTGCAGTCGGGCTGCATACAACCCGTCGCCGCGCCGCTCCAGGGTCAAGCCCTGTGCTTCAGTGATTGGCCGCTCGCTGTGGAGAAGCAGCTCGTACTGGCGCGCTCCGCGTCCCTCCAGAGTCAGGATGTGCCAATCGTTTTGCGATGAATGACGGATCAGCTTCAACCCCTGGGGCGGGTCGCCGACGTGCGGCGAGGGCACGGGCGGGACGAGGCTCAATCCGGCGGTATAATCGATCTCCACGACTGCTGCGGTCTCCAACGGCAGCTTTACTGAACAGTGGACCGGCCCCAGGGAGTCGCTCGCGGTAAACGGAGTCGCCAGGCCGTTGACGCGCACTTGGTGGACCGTGGAACCGTGTGGCAAGAATGGGGCGCAGGTGAACTGGAACTGGCCTTGCCCCTC contains the following coding sequences:
- a CDS encoding PorV/PorQ family protein produces the protein MKKFTVIVALVVIGAYPMILAAQENTRVGTCAAQFLKLGVGARAAALGESGTATPGITGLYWNPAAVAAVDRLSAFFAYSSMYAGLSHNFLGLAYPLGAGNTVGVGITYMTSDRIEITTVDMPEGTGAYYSLSNYAVSLTFARYMTDRLSLGVSAKFIQEGIYREKARTVALDLGSLLDTGLLGIKLAMSLSNFGGNMRLSGPDLRVSHERWPEFTGNPSRYADLSTEVWPLPMIFRMGISSSLVGMDGQLAKSASNEVTVYADATDTNDSLLRSNFGIEYVWNNIVALRAGYRGVVLAHDEHDTYNTSSYAAGAGLHYGVGGLDLTLDYAYTDYQILGNTQQLSVTIRF
- a CDS encoding RNA methyltransferase, translating into MRKLTPEELSSRRRSANALEGRARRAIFALADNVRSMHNVGAIFRTADGAGVAKLYLCGITACPPRAEIRKTSLGAEEAVPWEYVPSAAEAVAGLKAQGVQIVVLEHTDSSYDFRRAPYRFPLCLVVGHEYHGVSEEVVALADIAVEIPMAGVKESLNVSVAFGIAVYEIARHCDAQFDQST
- a CDS encoding phosphoesterase PA-phosphatase, which codes for MERIAKVISNVTIPTVFSAIVFLIISLHAEAYFLRGVLVTVICWLTASVLPAAYVLRLVRQKRVSDKHVPIREQRTRPYLVATVCYALGLVLVKAVGAPFPVWGLMWCYVVNTLVLALINLRWKMSAHAMGAAGALAGLTYALGMAVAPSFFLVLVVGWARIRLRAHTVAQVVAGALAGAGLTFVQLHLLARLFG
- the rtcA gene encoding RNA 3'-terminal phosphate cyclase, with protein sequence MVVLDGSMGEGGGQVLRSALTLSLLTGRAFAIHNIRARRPKPGLMAQHLKAIEAAAAVGQARVEGAHLGATSLRFQPGEVIAGSFRFDIGTAGSTSLVAQTVVVPLARCAAGSVLTITGGTHVPWSPCFHFLSLHWLPLLAAAGFRLTMEMERAGFYPEGGGLIRVQIEPASGLRPLVRTDRGELRRVTGLSAVAGLDARIAERQRQQALRRLAEMGIAAEIERVEFRAHSRGTVLLLLGQFAGGQCCYYALGAPGKPAERVADEAVEQFGRFLATDAAIDEYVADQLVIPLLLVPDTSEFRTARVTRHLLTNIEVVQAFLPGSVEVSGEEGSPGTVRIKGAEIGR
- a CDS encoding flavin reductase family protein, with product MGEMRVTTNLEKFLYFYPKNVTLVGVRHAQHTNFMAVAWNTALSFQPPLFAVAIAKKRFTHRLICEAGNFTCNFLPNEKADVVHSCGRISGTEVDKVARFGLELEPSQVISSPGLRDAYAILECTLESTATFGDHDLFVGRVEAVHFREEFFDDNGALRPERVHPTLYLGADTYVTTDATSLVRRPRSVTL